Proteins encoded in a region of the Phocoena phocoena chromosome X, mPhoPho1.1, whole genome shotgun sequence genome:
- the SLC38A5 gene encoding sodium-coupled neutral amino acid transporter 5, translating to MELQDPKMNGALPGGAVDYRQEHEGFLPSHSPSPGRKPAQFMDFEGKTSFGMSVFNLSNAIMGSGILGLAYAMAHTGVLFFLALLLCIALLSSYSIHLLLTCAGVVGIRAYEQLGQRALGPAGKVVVAAVICLHNVGAMSSYLFIIKSELPLVIGTFLDMDPEGDWFLKGNLLIIIVSVLIILPLALMRHLGYLGYTSGLSLTCMLFFLISVIYKKFQLGCAIGHNETEVERKSPPSLNTSCEAQMFTADSQMFYTVPIMAFAFVCHPEVLPIYTELCRPSKRRMQAVANVSIGAMFCMYALTATFGYLTFYSSVEAEMLHMYSQQDLLILCVRLAVLLAVTLTVPVVLFPIRRALQQLLFPSKAFSWPRHVAIALILLVLVNVLVICVPTIRDIFGVIGSTSAPSLIFILPSVFYLRIVPSEVEPLYSWPKIQALCFGILGVLFMAISLGFMFANWATGQSHVSGH from the exons ATGGAACTGCAGGATCCAAAGATGAACGGAGCCCTCCCTGGGGGTGCTGTGGA CTACAGGCAGGAGCACGAGGGCTTCCTGCCCAGCCATAGTCCTTCTCCTGGGAGGAAGCCAGCCCAGTTCATGGAT TTCGAGGGGAAGACATCGTTTGGAATGTCAGTGTTCAACCTCAGCAACGCCATCATGGGCAGCGGCATCCTGGGGCTGGCCTATGCCATGGCCCACACAGGGGTCCTCTTCTTCTT GGCCCTGCTGCTCTGCATCGCTCTTCTGTCTTCGTACTCCATCCATCTCCTGCTGACCTGTGCTGGTGTTGTAG gcatCCGAGCCTATGAACAGCTGGGACAGAGGGCGCTGGGGCCTGCGGGGAAGGTAGTGGTGGCCGCGGTCATCTGTCTGCACAATGTTGGGG CCATGTCCAGTTACCTGTTCATCATCAAATCCGAACTCCCCCTGGTTATCGGCACTTTCCTGGACATGGACCCTGAGGG GGACTGGTTCTTGAAGGGAAACCTCCTCATCATCATTGTCAGTGTGTTAATCATCCTGCCACTGGCCCTCATGAGACACTTGG GCTACCTGGGGTATACCAGTGGTCTCTCTCTGACCTGTATGCTATTTTTCCTCATTTCG gtcaTCTATAAGAAGTTCCAGCTTGGGTGTGCTATAGGCCACAATGAGACAGAAGTGGAGAGGAAGAGCCCCCCAAGCCTCAACACAAGCTGTGAGGCCCAGATGTTCACAGCTGACTCACAG ATGTTCTACACAGTGCCCATTATGGCTTTTGCTTTTGTCTGCCACCCTGAGGTGCTGCCCATCTACACAGAACTCTGCCG GCCCTCCAAGCGCAGAATGCAGGCCGTGGCCAATGTGTCCATTGGGGCCATGTTCTGCATGTATGCACTCACAGCGACCTTTGGCTACCTGACCTTCTACA GCAGCGTGGAGGCGGAGATGCTGCACATGTACAGCCAGCAGGATCTGCTCATCCTCTGTGTGCGCCTAGCTGTGCTGCTTGCGGTGACTCTCACTGTGCCAGTCGTGCTGTTCCCT ATCCGCCGGGCTCTGCAGCAGCTGCTCTTCCCAAGCAAGGCCTTCAGCTGGCCACGCCATGTGGCCATAGCCCTGATCCTCCTTGTCTTGGTCAATGTCCTCGTCATCTGCGTGCCAACTATCCGGGATATCTTTGGGGTTATCG GGTCCACCTCAGCCCCCAGCCTCATTTTCATCCTTCCCAGTGTCTTCTACCTCCGCATTGTACCCTCTGAGGTGGAGCCCCTCTACTCGTGGCCCAAGATCCAG GCTCTGTGTTTTGGTATCCTGGGGGTCCTCTTCATGGCGATCAGTCTAGGTTTCATGTTTGCCAACTGGGCCACAGGCCAGAGCCATGTATCTGGACACTGA